CGACCGAACCAACGGAATCCACCCCTACGTTCGAACCTTCCAGCCCAATCACAACCGTCGCATCCCTTCCCTCAAAGCGCCCCACTCAAAAACCTGTCAAGCCCTCAGACCTCACATCTCCTTGCCAGACAAGGACTTTCGCGTGGCGCATTAGTTTCCACCAACAAGCTAAAATAGAAGCAGGCCAGTAAAGAGCCCAGGACATAAGCCGGGGCTTTACACTGTGGCTATCACATTGATTCTAAGTATTTTGTGCACAAGTCTTTCTTTTGCAATATTTTGCAGACATTATCCCTCCGCAAACCCTTGATAAAAATAGACTTGCGTGCAGGATACCCCGGGGGGAGGGGGGACCCGCGACGCCTTCATCGCAAACCTCGTGGTACCCTTGCCGCCGAAGAGGCTTCAAACACCATGGCCGTCACCCGCCGCACCTTCTGCTCCCAAGCCGCCACCCTCCTCCTCTCCCCCAGCCTCCTCCGCGCCCAGACCCAAAGCACCCAGACCCAAAGCTCTCAGAACCCGAGCTCTCAGACCCAGCCCAAACCCACCGCCCGCCCCGACGTAGCCACCATTGACCACGACCGCATCCTCGCCCAGGCCAACCGCTACCTCACCCAGCCTCCCGTCCCCCTCACCACCCTCCCCCTCCCCCCGCAACCCCGGCACCCCAAACGACTTCTACTCCGAACCCGAAGACTACTTCCCCGACCCCGCCAACCCCAACGCGCCCTGGATCCAACACGCGGACGGCACCCCCAATCCTGACGCCTTCACCTCCCACCGCGACGCCCTGCTCAACCTCAGCCTCTACGTCCCCGCCCTCACCGCCGCCTACCTCCTCACCAGTGACCCACGCTACGCCCAGCAGGCCGCCGCCCACCTCCGAGCCTGGTTCATCACCCCCTCCACCAGCATGGCCCCCAGCCTCCAGTACACCCAGACCATCCCCCCCTCAAGAATCGGACGGCTCGAAGGCGTAGTCGAAGTGGTCCATCTCGCCGAGGTCGTCCAATCCCTCCCTTTCCTCATCAACTCCGAGGCGCTCACCTCTGAAGAACTCACCGCCCTCACCAAGTGGTTCACCGACTACTTCGACTGGCTCAACACCTCACGCCTCGCCGGCCTCGCCCGGGACAACAAGAGCCACCACGGAACCTCCTGGCTCCTTCAAGCCTCCGCCATCGCTCGCCTCACCGAGCTAACCGACGACCGCCCCCTTACCACCCTCCGCCACCAGTACAAGACCTCCACCCTCCGCGCCCAGATCGTCGCCGACGGCACCTTCCCCCACGAACTCACCACCCCAAACCCTTACCGCAACACTCTCTTCAACCTGGACATGCTCACCGCCATCTGCCTCCTCCTCTCCACCCGCTTCGAGAGCGTCTGGGAGTATGAGCTACAAGACGGCCCCGGCATGCACACCGTCATCGCCCGCCTCTACCCCTACCTCGTCAACCGTGGCACATGGCCCTACCGTGCTGACGCAGCCTACTTCACGGCCCTCCCCATCCGGCCGCCCAGCCTCCTCTTCGCCGCCCGCGCCTACGACCGCCCCGAGTACGCCGCCCTCTGGAAGACGCTGTCCCCCGACCCGCCCAACATGGAGCTGCAGCGCACCTTCCCCATCCGCCAGCCCCTCCTCTGGGTCACCCGCCCAAAGCCCTGGCTACCCACCGACACCCCCCAACAAACTAAGCCTTCTGCTTCAAACGAAACGCCCGCACAATCTCCAGATACTTCCGCGCAATCTCGGTGATCACCTCTGGCCTTCCATCCGCAATCATCTTCGCCGACACCAGATCCGAGCCCACACCAAGCGCAAACGCACCAGCCTCCAGAAACTCCGCAGCCGTCCCCAACATCACGCCGCCCGTAGGAATCATCTCGATATGTGGCAATGGCCCCTTGAGCGAAGTAAGATACTTCGGTCCACCCATCGCACCCGCCGGAAACACCTTCACCACATCCGCCCCCGCTTGCCACGCAGTCACAATCTCAGTCGGAGTCAGCGCTCCCGGCAGCACCGCCACCGAATACCGATGACACATCTCGATCGTCGCCACATTCAACGCCGGACTCACCACAAACTGTGCCCCCTCCAG
This Tunturibacter gelidoferens DNA region includes the following protein-coding sequences:
- a CDS encoding alginate lyase family protein — translated: MTTTASSPRPTATSPSLPSPSPPSPSPRNPGTPNDFYSEPEDYFPDPANPNAPWIQHADGTPNPDAFTSHRDALLNLSLYVPALTAAYLLTSDPRYAQQAAAHLRAWFITPSTSMAPSLQYTQTIPPSRIGRLEGVVEVVHLAEVVQSLPFLINSEALTSEELTALTKWFTDYFDWLNTSRLAGLARDNKSHHGTSWLLQASAIARLTELTDDRPLTTLRHQYKTSTLRAQIVADGTFPHELTTPNPYRNTLFNLDMLTAICLLLSTRFESVWEYELQDGPGMHTVIARLYPYLVNRGTWPYRADAAYFTALPIRPPSLLFAARAYDRPEYAALWKTLSPDPPNMELQRTFPIRQPLLWVTRPKPWLPTDTPQQTKPSASNETPAQSPDTSAQSR
- a CDS encoding bifunctional 4-hydroxy-2-oxoglutarate aldolase/2-dehydro-3-deoxy-phosphogluconate aldolase, which produces MEKTAVLRELREIGLVPVLRADSVDQAMALADAIAAGGVTVLEVTMTVPGAIEVMRRLAEQRPEILIGAGTVLDAETARMCILEGAQFVVSPALNVATIEMCHRYSVAVLPGALTPTEIVTAWQAGADVVKVFPAGAMGGPKYLTSLKGPLPHIEMIPTGGVMLGTAAEFLEAGAFALGVGSDLVSAKMIADGRPEVITEIARKYLEIVRAFRLKQKA